A genomic window from Glycine soja cultivar W05 chromosome 10, ASM419377v2, whole genome shotgun sequence includes:
- the LOC114371991 gene encoding vesicle-associated protein 2-2-like, with translation MSEAPLLQIEPKELEFIFELKKQSSCSVQLTNNTDHYVAFKVKTTSPKKYSVRPNVGVLAPKATCEFIVTMQAQREAPEDMVCKDKFLIQSTKVHAETTSEDVTSSLFVKDGSKYIEENKLKVTLISPPNSPDLSPINGDFKNGLDHEKVQIYSKDEIQSPEPMIRGHFTNVLKNPDMVHEVLELEEDMELRQEYYMGHTMKHVGDPKEEAGLKVSKNELNMLKDVEELKPQKKLEVEVSEDLDLNKVKNAEEWKPEKAAELKVSKVLDLNKVKNAEELKPEKAAELKVSKVLDLNKVKNAEELKPEKAAELKVSKVLDLNKVKNIEEQKPEKAADLNMSKVLDLNPVDDVKELKPETETVLKMSKDLELKIVKSVEELKPEKETELKISKDMELETVKNVEELKPENETELKMSKDWEWRTVKNVEELKPEKEAELIVSKSIEEVKLLKAIEEMKLKLDGLESKLNESGVTISKLTEERMLSNQETKILQEKLADLINKGPRKVQVGFPLLYVCMVALICVFLGYRLHS, from the exons ATGAGTGAAGCACCTCTTCTCCAAATCGAACCCAAGGAACTCGAATTTATTT TTGAGTTGAAGAAGCAAAGTTCATGCTCGgttcaattgactaataacacCGACCACTATGTAGCGTTCAAG GTGAAGACGACGTCGCCTAAGAAATATTCAGTGCGTCCAAATGTTGGAGTTCTCGCGCCGAAAGCTACTTGTGAATTCATAG TTACAATGCAAGCCCAAAGGGAAGCACCTGAAGATATGGTGTGCAAGGACAAGTTCTTAATCCAGAGCACAAAGGTTCATGCTGAAACAACCAGTGAAGATGTTACTTCTAGCTTG TTTGTTAAAGATGGAAGTAAatatatagaagaaaataaGCTGAAGGTAACCCTGATCAGCCCACCCAATTCACCAGATCTCTCTCCTATTAATGGAGACTTCAAGAATGGGCTTGACCATGAAAAAGTTCAGATATATAGTAAAGATGAAATCCAATCCCCGGAGCCCATGATCAGAGGACACTTCACTAAT GTTCTAAAAAATCCAGACATGGTTCATGAGGTATTAGAGCTAGAAGAGGATATGGAGTTGAGGCAGGAGTATTATATGGGGCACACTATGAAGCATGTAGGGGATCCAAAAGAAGAAGCAGGGTTGAAAGTGTCAAAAAATGAGTTGAATATGCTAAAGGATGTAGAAGAATTGAAACCACAAAAAAAGTTAGAGGTAGAAGTGTCAGAAGATCTGGATTTGAACAAAGTAAAGAATGCAGAGGAGTGGAAACCAGAGAAAGCAGCAGAGTTGAAAGTGTCAAAAGTTCTGGATTTGAACAAAGTAAAGAATGCAGAGGAGCTGAAACCAGAGAAAGCAGCAGAGTTGAAAGTGTCAAAAGTTCTGGATTTGAACAAAGTAAAGAATGCAGAGGAGCTGAAACCAGAGAAAGCAGCAGAGCTGAAAGTGTCAAAAGTTCTGGATTTGAACAAAGTAAAGAATATAGAGGAGCAGAAACCAGAGAAAGCAGCAGACTTGAATATGTCAAAAGTTCTGGATTTGAACCCAGTAGATGATGTAAAGGAACTGAAGCCAGAAACAGAAACAGTGTTAAAAATGTCAAAAGATCTGGAGTTGAAAATAGTAAAGAGTGTTGAGGAACTGAAGCCAGAAAAAGAAACAGAGTTAAAAATCTCAAAAGATATGGAGTTGGAAACTGTAAAGAATGTTGAGGAACTGAAGCCAGAAAATGAAACAGAGTTAAAAATGTCAAAAGATTGGGAGTGGAGAACAGTAAAGAATGTTGAGGAACTGAAGCCAGAAAAAGAAGCTGAGTTGATAGTTTCAAAAAGTATAGAGGAGGTGAAATTATTAAAAGCTATTGAAGAGATGAAATTAAAGCTAGATGGACTTGAGTCAAAACTAAATGAG TCTGGAGTAACAATATCTAAGTTAACAGAGGAGAGGATGCTCAGCAACCAAGAGACAAAAATCTTGCAAGAAAAACTA GCAGATCTTATTAATAAAGGtccaagaaaagttcaagtCGGCTTCCCACTTCTATATGTCTGTATGGTGGCACTTATCTGTGTCTTCTTGGGATACCGTTTGCACTCTTGA